A single region of the Erythrobacter sp. HL-111 genome encodes:
- a CDS encoding VOC family protein, with amino-acid sequence MVVAGKPDAKGLSQLGEVMQIAFVPEDFDAAVRHWTAVMGVGPFHLLEDVRLEAMRYRGAPSAAAFDLALAYWGDMQVELIRPRDGHPSIYTGEYADVGGGLHHVCILVDDIADARRVCAARGAEVVLEGALGDSRVIYVDPGQGPGSLVEILQQGGEGPRLFAAIKAACAEWDGSEPLRRLG; translated from the coding sequence ATGGTCGTGGCGGGAAAGCCGGACGCGAAGGGGTTGTCGCAGCTCGGCGAGGTGATGCAGATCGCCTTCGTGCCGGAGGATTTCGACGCGGCGGTGCGGCACTGGACCGCAGTCATGGGGGTGGGGCCGTTCCACCTGCTGGAGGACGTCCGCCTCGAAGCGATGCGCTATCGCGGCGCGCCGAGTGCAGCGGCCTTCGACCTCGCTCTCGCCTATTGGGGCGACATGCAGGTCGAGCTGATCCGCCCGCGCGACGGGCATCCGTCGATCTACACGGGCGAATATGCCGACGTGGGCGGGGGGCTGCACCATGTCTGCATCCTCGTCGACGACATCGCGGACGCCCGCCGCGTCTGCGCCGCGCGCGGGGCCGAGGTGGTGCTCGAAGGCGCGCTGGGCGACAGCCGGGTGATCTATGTCGATCCCGGACAGGGGCCGGGCAGCCTCGTCGAGATCCTCCAGCAGGGCGGGGAGGGGCCGCGCCTGTTCGCAGCGATCAAGGCCGCGTGCGCGGAGTGGGACGGGTCGGAGCCCTTGCGAAGGTTGGGATGA
- a CDS encoding LuxR C-terminal-related transcriptional regulator, translated as MITNLAELRVPHGREPLEHLLEEVTITCPEDIHGAAVALARIAQERGMQVAVCDDISSKEPMVDAEGTVLNADIFRWLDDGARWWEDHRLALHSPLPRACRYESEVFWVNARGFHTGWRNCYLEEIDLTDFEKRALCKAAIVVPVHLPFGQISASSFVSMDRSKEDLSEEFAAHGTLFAQVVRRFVAGYVQAMRTKRRIPSDCVLSKREVECLRWAAIGKTDKEISMILNRSHATIRYHIHRAGEKLDSVNRAQTIFKAGQLGYLGASD; from the coding sequence GTGATCACAAATCTCGCTGAGTTGCGCGTGCCGCATGGCCGCGAGCCGCTCGAGCACCTGCTCGAGGAAGTCACCATCACCTGTCCCGAGGACATTCACGGTGCCGCCGTCGCGCTCGCCCGCATCGCGCAGGAGCGCGGAATGCAGGTCGCGGTGTGCGACGACATCTCCTCGAAGGAGCCGATGGTCGACGCCGAAGGCACGGTCCTCAACGCCGACATCTTCCGCTGGCTCGACGACGGGGCGCGCTGGTGGGAGGATCACCGGCTCGCGCTCCATTCCCCGCTGCCGCGCGCGTGCCGCTACGAATCGGAAGTGTTCTGGGTGAACGCCCGGGGCTTCCACACCGGCTGGCGCAATTGCTACCTTGAGGAAATCGACCTCACCGATTTCGAGAAACGCGCCTTGTGCAAGGCGGCGATCGTGGTCCCGGTGCACCTCCCCTTCGGCCAGATCTCCGCGTCGAGCTTCGTTTCGATGGACCGTTCCAAGGAAGACCTTTCGGAGGAATTCGCGGCGCACGGCACGCTTTTCGCGCAGGTCGTGCGGCGCTTCGTCGCGGGCTATGTCCAGGCGATGCGGACCAAGCGGCGGATCCCGTCGGACTGCGTGCTGTCGAAGCGCGAGGTGGAATGCCTGCGCTGGGCGGCGATCGGCAAGACCGACAAGGAGATCAGCATGATCCTCAACCGCAGCCACGCGACGATCCGCTACCATATCCACCGCGCGGGCGAGAAGCTCGATAGCGTCAACCGGGCGCAGACGATCTTCAAGGCGGGGCAACTGGGATATCTCGGGGCATCCGATTGA